The DNA region GGCACCTCATCATTAAAATAGGGTGCAGAAAGCGTCAGTTTAATAGCTTGATTGTTGCCCGTGGTACCCTTTAACCAATTAATTGATGCATCAATAATCAGTTTAGGTTCTGATTGTGGCAAATCCACAACTATAACATCTTCACAAGAGATAAAACCAATCAATGCAATTAAAAGAACTATTTTTTTCATGTGTTTAAATTTTTTCAATGTAACCAATACTCATTATGGACTAAAATTTAAAATTATATGATATAGACGGTACAATACCAAAAATAGATAATCTTGTAGCTTCGTTTACACCAGTTTCGTTATTAGTACCAAAACTTACTGAGGCTGCATTCCTTCTATTATAAACATTATAAACACCAAAAACCCATTCACTTTGCCAACCTTTATTTTTATTAGGTTTTGGCGTATAATTGGCCGAAATATCTAGGCGATGATAATTTGGTAATCTAAATTCGTTTCTACCAGTATAACTTGGAATAGTAATACCATTATACAAATATTGTGCATTGGGATAGGTGGTGGGTTGCCCCGTTTGAAATAGAAAATTGGAATTAAATGTCCATTTTTTGTTCAGTTCGTAACTTGCTGTTAAAGAAATATCATGGGTTTTATCATATCCCGTTTTATACCATTTTCCGTTATTTATGCCTAACTCTGAAGTCGTTCTTCCTGGAGTTTGTTGCTCAGATTTTGATAATGTATAAGCCAACCAACCTTTTAATCTACCTTCGTTTTTTCGTAATAAAAGTTCTAATCCGTATGCTCTTGCTTTACCGTTTAGAATAACTTGCTCAATAGCATTATTAGCAATTAAATCAGCACCATCTATATAATCAATTCGGTTTTTAATGTCTTTATAAAAACTTTCTACTTCAATGGAGTATTTATCGTCATTAAAACTCTTAAAATAACCAATAGCATACTGATTCAATAATTGAGGTTTGATGTATTTGCCACTAGGCGTCCAAACATCTAAGGGCGTTGGCGAACTGGTATTTGATAACAGATGCAAATATTGACTCATTCTATTGTAACTGGCTTTAACAGATGACACATCGTTTAATTGATATGCCAGAGAAAATCTGGGTTCTAAATTGCCGAAAGATTTTATGGTTTTACTTCTTTTAAACGATTCGGTTCCAATAGGTAAGGCTTTTTCATAAATTTGAAGTTCTTCATTAAATGTTATCGCTTCATCATTTGTATAAGTGTTCAGTTCGTCTTGTCCCAATCTTAAAAAGGAGCTGTATCTTAAACCATAAGACAATGCTAACTTAGGTGTTACTTGATGTTCGGCATCAAGGTACAGAGCATTTTCAAATGCATATTTATCAATTAATTTAAACTCGTTAATCCCCGAAGTAGGAGTAGAAGGTTCTATTTTACCAGGATTAAATTTGTAATAAATACTATTTAGACCATACTCTAATTTGAATTTATCATTCAGATAATGTTTAAAATCATATTTAACATTTAAGTTTTGTATACCCGAATTCCAATTGAATTCGACCAAATTCAATTTTAATCCATAATAATAATCTGAATAAATCAGAGAAACATTAGAAAATAACTTGTCAGAAAATAAATGATTCCACCTAAAATTAACAACGGTGTTTCCATAAGTATTTTCAAAACTGTCCGAGATACTGAACACATCCCTACCAAAATACCCAGATAAGTAAATATTATTGTTTGGATTGATTTTATAGCTTAATTTAGTGTTCAAATCGTAAAAATAGGCCACATTGTCAAGATCAAACAGAGGTAAAAATAAATGGGCATAAGAAGTTCTTCCGCCCAATAAAAAAGAGCCTTTATTTTTTTTAAGCGGACCTTCTAGCAACAATCTACTAGATACAATTCCGATACCTCCGTTGGCATGAAATTTTTTGCTGTTTCCTTCCTTCTGGTAAATGTCCAATACCGAAGAAACTCTACCGCCATAACGGGCAGGGATACCACCTTTATAGAGCTTTAAATCTTTAATAGCATCAGGATTAAAAACAGAAAAGAAACCAAATAAATGTGACGAATTGTAAATTGTAGCTTCATCTAATAAAATTAAATTTTGATCTACTGCACCGCCACGCACATTAAAACCCGAAGAACCTTCTCCGGCATTGGTAACTCCTGGTAGCAAAGTAATTGACTTGATAACATCTACTTCGCCCAATACAACAGGAATTTGTTTTATGGTTGCGGAAGTCAATGCATTTACACTCATCTGAGGTTTTCTGATATTTAATTTCTCTACATTCTCTTTAATAATAACCTCATCTAACGTTTCAGAAGTTTCTTCTAAACTAAAATTTTTAGAGATATCTTTATCCAAAGTTATCGTTGTTCTAATATCTTTAAAGCCTACATAGCTTATTAAAACAGCGTAAGTTCCTTCGGGTATGGTTATCGAGTAAAAACCATATTCATTAGTAACAGTACCAGTTTGTAATTCAGAAAATATAATATTAACACCTATAAGTGTTTCGTTACTAGACGCTTCTGATATTGTACCACTTAACGTGAATTTTTCTTGTGCGGAAAGAATAGCTACTTGAAAAAATAATAGAAGTGCAATTAATTTAAGTTTGTTCAAATTTTCTTATTTTCAGGCAAAAATATTAAAAATAGCTACGTTGAAGTAGCTTTTAACTTTTATTTAATACATAGGCAATTCCAATAAATAGAATAAACTCAATAAGTATTAATCTGGTTTTAAAGTTGGTTTAAAATTTTATTGAAATTTTCATCTGGCCGCATAGCATTAGCAACTAATGAATCATTCGGATTATAATAGCCATCAATATCAACTGTTGTACCTTGAATTTCATTAAGGTTATTTACAATTTCACTTTCACTCGCTTTTAAAGAATTGGCAATCGTTTTAAAACGTTCTTG from Aureibaculum sp. 2308TA14-22 includes:
- a CDS encoding TonB-dependent receptor; the protein is MNKLKLIALLLFFQVAILSAQEKFTLSGTISEASSNETLIGVNIIFSELQTGTVTNEYGFYSITIPEGTYAVLISYVGFKDIRTTITLDKDISKNFSLEETSETLDEVIIKENVEKLNIRKPQMSVNALTSATIKQIPVVLGEVDVIKSITLLPGVTNAGEGSSGFNVRGGAVDQNLILLDEATIYNSSHLFGFFSVFNPDAIKDLKLYKGGIPARYGGRVSSVLDIYQKEGNSKKFHANGGIGIVSSRLLLEGPLKKNKGSFLLGGRTSYAHLFLPLFDLDNVAYFYDLNTKLSYKINPNNNIYLSGYFGRDVFSISDSFENTYGNTVVNFRWNHLFSDKLFSNVSLIYSDYYYGLKLNLVEFNWNSGIQNLNVKYDFKHYLNDKFKLEYGLNSIYYKFNPGKIEPSTPTSGINEFKLIDKYAFENALYLDAEHQVTPKLALSYGLRYSSFLRLGQDELNTYTNDEAITFNEELQIYEKALPIGTESFKRSKTIKSFGNLEPRFSLAYQLNDVSSVKASYNRMSQYLHLLSNTSSPTPLDVWTPSGKYIKPQLLNQYAIGYFKSFNDDKYSIEVESFYKDIKNRIDYIDGADLIANNAIEQVILNGKARAYGLELLLRKNEGRLKGWLAYTLSKSEQQTPGRTTSELGINNGKWYKTGYDKTHDISLTASYELNKKWTFNSNFLFQTGQPTTYPNAQYLYNGITIPSYTGRNEFRLPNYHRLDISANYTPKPNKNKGWQSEWVFGVYNVYNRRNAASVSFGTNNETGVNEATRLSIFGIVPSISYNFKF